Part of the Chloroflexota bacterium genome, AGCCGCTTCGCGGCCTGCTGAGCCACGCATGACCCGACGACGCAAGGACCCGGAGGTACGGTGACGATGTTGTTCTGGATTATCCCATTGATCATCATGTGGGCCGTGCTGGCCATATTCATCGGCGTGTACCGGATGACGGCTCCCGAGGCCAAGATCGAGTCTCGGCTTGAGTCGGTCCCGCTGGCCGCGCCCGCTCGCCCGCGCGCCCCTGCCTATCAGCAATCGCATCAGGTCTCCGGGTTCATCGCCCGGCAGCTGGCGCGCGTGGGGATCACGGACAAGATCGCCACCAGCCTGGCCCGGGCCAACCTCAAACTCACCGTCACCGAGTTCGTGCTCCTGTGCATCGGCCTGATCCTGGGCGCCTTCATCCTGGGGGCCCTGATCACCCGCCACGTGATCCCCGGCATCGCCCTGGCCATCATCGTGGCCTTCGTCCCCCGCTTCTACCTGAACCGCCGGGAGAGCCAGCGGCTGAAGGCGTTCCAGGACCAGCTTCCGGATACCCTGAACCTCCTGGTCAGCTCGCTCCAGGCCGGCTACGGCCTCCTGCACGCCATGGAGATGGTCGCGCAGGAGATGCCCGACCCGACGGCGGAGGAGTTCGGCAAGGTGGTGCGGGAGACGGCCCTGGGGTTCTCACTGCCGGAGGCCCTCACCCACCTGACCCACCGGGTCAACAGCGACGATCTGGATCTGGTCGTCACCGCCATCAGCGTCCAGCACGAGGTAGGCGGCAACCTGGCGCAGATCCTCGAATCCATCAGCGCGACGATTCGTGATCGCATCCGGATCAAAGGCGAGATCGCCGTCATGACCACGCAACAGCGCATGACCGGCTTCGTGCTCAGCGGGATGCCCTTCATCCTGGGCACCATCATCATGCTCATCAACCCGGAGTACATGATGGTCATGTTCGAGCCCCGCTGGCTGTTCATCCCCGGGTCGGCCCTGGGGATGATGGTCGTCGGGAACCTGGTGATCCGACGTATCCTGAACCAGGAATTCTAGGAGGGGGTCAACCGCTATGACGGCTACACTGCTCCTCATCAGCACGCTGGTCAGCGCGAGCGTCGCGTCCTTCTGGGCGGCTCTGCGGAGCCCCCGGAGCCAGTCTTCCATCCGGAAGCGCTTCGCGCAATACGTCGACACGCCCATGACCGCTGAGGAGATCGAGCTGCAACAGCCGCTATACGAGCGCGTGATCAAGCCGCAGTTTCACCGCCTGTTGCAGTGGCTGGGGCATCTCACCCCCACGGGGAATCTGGAGGAACTCGCCCGCCAGCTCATCATCGCGGAGCGGCCGGGCGGCCTGAGCCCCCTCGATTTCATCGGGCTGAAGATGCTGTCCGGGCTCATCGTGGGCGGCGCGACCGCCGCCTACCTCAGCGCGAGGAACATGATCCCCTCCGCGGTGATCCTCTTCGGGATCGCCGGGGTCTTGGCCGGGCAACACCTGCCCAATATGTGGCTCAAGAGCCGCATCAAGCGCCGCAGGGCCGCCATCACCAAGGCGCTGCCCGACGCTTTGGACATGCTCACCATCTGTGTGGACGCCGGGCTCGGCTTCGATGCCGCCCTGTTGAAGGTGGCCGAGAAGTGGGACAACCCGCTCAGTCGCGAGTTCGCCCGCGTGGTCAGCGAGATCCGTATGGGGGTGCGACGGGCGGAGGCCATGCGACACATGGCCGAGCGAACGGACGTCCCGGAAGTCCATGCCTTCGTCGCCGTGCTCATCCAGGCCGACCGGCTCGGGGTCAGCATCGCGGACATCCTGCACGCCCAATCGGACCAGCTCCGTATGCGCCGACGCCAATGGGCGGAGGAGCAGGCACGCAAGGCCCCTATCAAGATGCTGTTCCCCCTGATCCTGTTCATCTTCCCGGCCTTATTCACCGTGATCCTGGGGCCCGCCGTGCCGCGATTCATCGATGTCTTTGCCAGTATGAAGAGATAGTTTGTAAGAAGCGAGGAGCCCCATGACGACGTACGCGATCGGTCAACCCATTCGGCCGGAACTTGACGAGGATTACCAGAAGGCCCTTCAGCACCTGCAATCCGGCCAGTGGAGCCAGGCCATTCAGATCCTGAAGAAGCTCCAGGAGCGCTATCCGCAACATCGGGAGCTGCAGGATCTGCTGGAACACGCGCAACTGAAGGCCAAGCTGGAACAGGAACACCCCACCCCAAAGCGCTTCCTTATCCCTCCCTGGCTCCAATCGTGGTGGCGCAGAGG contains:
- a CDS encoding secretion system protein F, with product MTMLFWIIPLIIMWAVLAIFIGVYRMTAPEAKIESRLESVPLAAPARPRAPAYQQSHQVSGFIARQLARVGITDKIATSLARANLKLTVTEFVLLCIGLILGAFILGALITRHVIPGIALAIIVAFVPRFYLNRRESQRLKAFQDQLPDTLNLLVSSLQAGYGLLHAMEMVAQEMPDPTAEEFGKVVRETALGFSLPEALTHLTHRVNSDDLDLVVTAISVQHEVGGNLAQILESISATIRDRIRIKGEIAVMTTQQRMTGFVLSGMPFILGTIIMLINPEYMMVMFEPRWLFIPGSALGMMVVGNLVIRRILNQEF
- a CDS encoding type II secretion system F family protein, which produces MTATLLLISTLVSASVASFWAALRSPRSQSSIRKRFAQYVDTPMTAEEIELQQPLYERVIKPQFHRLLQWLGHLTPTGNLEELARQLIIAERPGGLSPLDFIGLKMLSGLIVGGATAAYLSARNMIPSAVILFGIAGVLAGQHLPNMWLKSRIKRRRAAITKALPDALDMLTICVDAGLGFDAALLKVAEKWDNPLSREFARVVSEIRMGVRRAEAMRHMAERTDVPEVHAFVAVLIQADRLGVSIADILHAQSDQLRMRRRQWAEEQARKAPIKMLFPLILFIFPALFTVILGPAVPRFIDVFASMKR